agggagagagggagagagggagagaagattgagaaagagggagagagggagagaggggagagagagagaagattgagaaagagggagagagggagagagggagagaggggagagagagagaagattgagaaagagggagagaggggagagagaaagacattgtAAATACCGCCAATATTTATCTGTGTATTTATCTTCACCTACTATAGGTTCAGCTTGTAGtgtacctctcctcccctcctcccccctctcctcctcctcctctcctccccctcttctccccctcttctcctcccctcctcctcctctcctctcctccccctcttctccccctcttctccccctcttctcctcccctcctcctcctcctctcctccccatctcctccccctcttctcctcccctcctcctctccttccccgcctctcctcctctcctctcctcccgtcctcctcctctcctctcctccccctctcctccccctcttctcctcccctcctcctctccttccccgcctctcctcccctcctcctcttgtctctctgtgAGGTTGTTGCCACTATAAGGTATGTAGTTAAGGGGCCTGCACAGAATGATATATAGAAAGACCACCAAGTGAAATTCCTGCTCAAGGTGACTCTGATTCTAATTTATACACACAGTATATTGTGTTGCAGGTAAAGTTAAGTCATGCAGCGGTGTTGGCAGAAATATTAGCTCTCTATCGTCTCTTATATACATCATTTTGGGGCTCCTGAGTggagcagcagtctaaggcactgcatctcagtgctagaggtgtcactacagaccctggtttgattccaagctgtatcacaaccggctgtgattgggagtcccatagggcgtcgcacatttggcccagcgtcgtccgggtctgggccgtggtaggccgtcattataaataagaatgtgttcttaactgacttgcctcgttaaataaacgttaaataaatacaaatgtatcAGAAATACCTGTACCACAGTAAATATGTTTTAGTGCCTGCAACTGTTAAGAATATGTTGGTGATGATACACTGTCAATCTTTACACTAAAGAAAAGCCTTGCCAGAGTTCCAGAACACAATCATAAGAGGAGGAGAGTAACAggtacagatggagggagagagaggaggaggagagtaacaggtacagatggagggagagagaggaggaggaggagagtaacaggtacagatggagggagagagagagaggaggaggagagtaacaggtacagatggagggagagagagagaggaggaggagagtaacaggtacggatggagggagagagagagaggaggaggagagtaacaGGTacggatggaggtagagaggaggaggagagtaacaGGTacggatggaggtagagaggaggaggagagtaacaggtacggatggagggagagagaggaggaggagagtaacaggtacggatggagagagagaggatgaggagcgCAACAGGTATGGCTGGAGGGCGAGAGAAGGAGAGTAACAGgtacagacggagggagagagagagagagagagaaggaggagagaaggaggaggagagtaacaggtacagacggagggagagagagagagagagagaaggaggagagaaggaggaggagagtaacaggtacagatggagggagagagagagagagagaaggaggagaggaggaggaggagagtaacaggtacagatggagagagagagagaaagagagaggaggaaaggaggaggaggagagtaacaggtacggatggagggagagagagagaggagagtaacaggtaaagatggagtgagagagatgaggagagtaaCAGGTACGGATGGAGGTTATATAGATGAGGAGAGTAACAggtacagatggagggagagagagaaggaggagagtaaCAGGtacggatggagggagagagaggaggaggagagtaacaggtacagatggagggagagagaggaggaggagagtaacaggtacagatggagggagagagagaaggaggagagtaacaggtacagatggagggagagagagaaggaggagagtaacaggtacagatggagggagagagagaaggaggagagtaaCAGGtacggatggagggagagagagagaggagagtaacaggtaaagatggagggagagagagagaggaggagagtaacaGGTACAgacggaggaagagagagaaggaggagagtaaCAGgtacagacggagggagagagaaggaggagagtaaCAGGtacggatggagggagagagagagaggagagtaacaggtaaagatggagggagagagatgaggagagtaaCAGGtacggatggagggagagagagaaggaggagagtaaCAGGtacggatggagggagagagaggaggaggagagtaacaggtacagatggagggagagagagagaaggaggagagtaaCAGGtacggatggagggagagagaggaggaggagagtaacaggtacagatggagggagagaaagaaggaggagaGTAACAggtacagatggagggagagagaggaggaggagagtaacaGGTAcagatggcgggagagagaggaggaggagagtaacaggtacagatggagggagagagagagaggaggagagtaacaggtacagatggagggagagagagaaggaggagagtaaCAGGtacggatggagggagagagaggaggaggagagtaacaggtacagatggagggagagagagaaggaggagagtaacaggtacagatggagggagagagagaaggaggagagtaaCAGTTACGGATGGAGGAAGAgtaattatagataaaatgtatcggtgctcatcggccataaacattacacaacaagttggaaaacgtaaattcaacaatgagaggtttggaaggaatcagtggctaccTGCAAGCATTGCAGAGCATCACtatcctgctattcagtggagcggctgtgtggtcccaagtctgggtttaagggtctcttttccaagtttaaaatgataaacattcaacgttagccatgctgtcaatgaagcatgatttgtgcagcgctcaaaacaactgttaactcagaactgcaaaatctgattTTGGTGAGTTCAaggcaactgggaactcgggggggAAACGAACTaggactgggaaaatacattttgaactgtCATCCAACTGGGAATTGTAAATCCGGAAGTTGGGTCTCTTTCTAGAGTTATGACCTGAAGATCATTGACGTCATCATAAAACGTATCTGGTTTTTCGAGTtccaagttgtcttgaaagcagcatatatccagagaatgccagactttgatgacaaagtttaatgacaaaatttgcccacgaaagaCCGCCGTGCCACTTCctacagcacaacaaggtgagtccaacaaggggtctgaatccatgaatgtattcagaccccttgactttttccaatttattttacattacagccttattctaaaatgtattaaatttgtttttgttcctcatcaatctacacacaataccccataatgacatggcgaaaacaggttttttgaaatgtttgcaaatttatgaaaataaaaaactgaaaaacctcatttacataagtattcagaccctttgctatgagactcaaattgaggtcagttgcatcctgtttccattgatcatccttgagatgtttctacaacttgactgtggtaaattcaactgattgggcatgatttggaaaggcacacacctgtctatcacacagttgacagtgcatatcagagcaaaaaccaagccatgaggttgaaggaattgtccgtagagctccgagacaggattgtgtcaaggcacagatctggggaagggtaccaaaaacaatctgcagcattgaaggtccccaagaacacagtggcctccatcattcttaaatggaagacgtttggaaccaccaagactcttcctagagctggctgcccggccaaactgagcaatatggggtgaagggccttggtcagggatgtgaccaagaacccgatggtcagtctgacagagctccagagttcctctgtggagacgggagaaccttccagaaggacaaccatctctgcagcactccaccaatcaggactttatggtagagtggccagacggaagccactcctcagtaaaaggcacataacagccacagcccgcttggagtttgccgaaaggcacctaaagactctcagaccatgagaaacaagactttCTGGTctaataaaaccaagattgaactatttcaaatcaaatcaaactatttgtcacatgcgccgaatacaacaagggtagactttaccttgaaatgcttacttactagcccttaaccaacagtgcagttcaagaagagttaagaaagtattttaccaggtagactaaaataaaaagtaataataaaaagtaacacaataagaataacgaggctatatacagggggcaccggtaccgagtcactgtgcaggggtacaggttagttgaggtaatttgtacatgtaggtgagggtgaagtgactatgcaccTCTGTCTGGccatttggcctgaatgccaagcgtcacgtctggaggaaacctgacaccatccctacggtgaagcatgctggtggttgcatcatgttgtggggatgtctctgaatgtccttgagtggcccagccagagcccggacttgaacccaattgaacatctctggagagacctgaaaatcgcTGTGCAGcgtcgctccccatccaacctgacagagcttgagaggatctgcagagaagaaaaggagaaactccccaaatacaggtgtgccaagcttgtagcgtcatacccaagaagacttgaggctgtaatcgctgccaaaggtgcttcagcaaagtactgagtaaagggtctgaatacttatgtgaagaataaggctgtaacgtaacaaaatgtgaaaaaagtcaaggggtctgaatacttttcgaatgcactcccccaccccccacccccccacccctcaccAGAACAAACACACGGGAATAAAAGAAGGATGAATAGCGCCTCCCATACCTGTTCCTTGTGCGCCACTGTGGCGAAGCCCTTTCCCCTTTCCCACTAATCAACTATTTATTTATCCTCTATACGTACTCTGCTGTCATACTCGAACATTTCCCCTCCCCTTTCTAATATGTTTTCAAGCCCTTCTTCTCGTCCCCACCTCGAAGCGGAATGGAGAAAGCGAGAGGGAGTGTGtaacaaaaaaaagaagaaaagaaacCGGTCGAACAGGTACTAGCCTGGCCCAGATCTAGTTTGTCACCGTTATTTCTGAGACGCATGCGCGCTGCTACCTGTGCTTCCTGAATAAAGGAAAAGAAGAACTAGCCTACCTGTGTTGCCTTTGACCAACCTCTGAGTTCACCGTGTTGTGTTGTGTGGCTGTGAATCGGAATACTTATCAGCGGTCTACCTGACAAACTCCGAGGTTAGAACGTAGCCTGAAGGTACGGGCACACCTGAACAAGCGAACTCACCTGCAGAGACGCTACCGTTGCTGTTTTTGTGGAGTATGGGCTTGGAGAAAAACAACGGATAAAAAGAGAAACAAAACGGGATAGGTAGAAGACCGAAACTACAGAGCTACAAAGTTTGTtgttaggtggaggagggaggggaacaaTCCTTacctttttgttatttttttcccAGCGGGAAGTTTTTTTAAGcacttttttttcttcatcagTTTACTAGGAGTATATTGACTAGACGAAGACGACAGATTAACCGTGAAAACCGACCATGCCGCGAGCCTTCCTTGTAAAGAAGGCGAGATACTCTCCCGGTAAGCGGAACTGGAGCGAGCTGCCAGACCACGAGCGCGGGTACGTCTATATCCCAGGTGAGGTTGTGTTCCGTTAATAAACCATTTTGTTTCCGTGGAGCACGAGCAGCAGCACCGAATAACGGGAAATCAGTGTTCAATGACACGATTAATAAATTGTTAGGCTATAACGGTTTAACAAAAACTCAACCAGAAACTGTTACAATTATGTATCCAAACGAGTaggtaggctacattacagcagtATCGGGGTGGAATGTTTTGGCATCATTTTTACACTGTCATCACAGGCCATATTCCAGGATAGATCATAGGACTTCCGATACCATTTTTTTGTGGGTTTTATTGAGCTTTTCTTGGTCTAGAGGTTAAGACACTGCGTTGCAGCGGGCCAGGCCCAACTATAGTGCATGTGGCAATGTTCCCCTGTGAGCCACAAAGATAATCAGGACACCCGGTTACAACTCCCGCTGTCCGGTCTTCAGACCCGAGTAGTTTCcttgaaggagagaaagaggggggggtgAAACCGGTTGCAGCACTGCCACAATCTACCTCACCCATACGGCCTGTCATATCTATTGTAAACCAAGACCCACTTGTTTCACGAAGCGCCGCTGTATAGACTGCATTGGTTGGCCTTATAGGCAGTCTACCGCGGCGCTTCATGAAAAAATAGCATCTTGGTTTGCAATAGATTTGAGATGTAAGCCCTACTGTGTAGAACAGATATGCCTTTAACTGCTTGACATGCAgactaaaatatatattatttatttttgccaTAATCCACACAGTAGCCGAACACTTAACGTGACCAGTGTTTTACACGGAGGGACGTTTCACCTCATATTCTTCTTCTTTTATCTAGACTAGATATGTCTCTCTTGCGTCACAGTCCTGAGAACAATCGCCATTGTACCGGTGGGCTTTTTGTTATTGTTATGTGTTGTGATATCAGATAACTGATAGCGGGCAGGAAGCCTCGCGGTTAATAGCGTTGGtgcagtaactgaaaggttgctggttcgagaCGACTAGGTGAAAAGTctatcgatgtgcccttgagcaaggcaccaaCCCCatattgctcctgtaagtcggtCTGTATAAGAGCGCCCTACtatatgactaaaatgtcaatgtaaacacGTTCACTTAAGACCTCCTTCCCCCACCACAGTTAACTTTTAATCATTGCCTTTTAGATCATTTAAAAGTCTCTGGTACTGAAAACGATCGTTAGATTAGCACCGAACAGGAGATAGATTTCACTTCCTGAActaatatatttaaaaaacattaagAACGCGTTAAGTAAGAAACAAACCAAACCTCTCAGTGTGGTTATGGGGTAGGCTGTAAGATCTATCTTTTGCTGATGTGTGTTATTTGATTGTTATCAAATTGTCTAAGTTGAATATGTTTTGAATGAAAACGATTGAAAACCAAGGCTATTTCAAACTGCAAAGATGTGAACGTTTAGGTTATTGCCTGACGAGCCAAATCAACAGCAGTAGTCATGGTGACAACGCTAGCGGCAGCCCACAGCCTAGTTATTACGCGGCTGTGTGAAGTTACCTGCCCCACCGACTCGACTTGTGTTTCACTCCAACTACAGCTGTTATCATTGTGCTTACTAACAATGCTTCCGTGGCGTTTATCACATTATGCGTTTAGCGTAGGTTAGGTTACACATTTCTCACCATAATTCTGAGCAAGATAATTTGATAGTTGGACATTGAAACGCATGTGCTTAGTAGCTATTCTATTATTTTTGTAGCTTCaactaataaataaataaaatggcaCAGGAGATATTTTTTGTAagttgagaagaaaaaaaacggcGCTAACAGTACCTGTGCACATTTGGGAAGAAGCATTCTTCATTGAGTGCCCTCGACGCGCCCCCGCCGTCTGGGTAATGTTCAGGATGGTAGATGCTGGGTGAAATAACGGACTAGGGCTAGTACCCTCGTCTCCCAACACACAGTCATACACCCTTAGCAAACACACCAAACCACTACCGCCTGTTCTTCTgttgactccctctctctccatgggaGGTTAAGATAGCACCTAGGCCTATTGTTTTGAATATTAGCCGATACATTGTCTTTGACTTCATCCTGTGTTTGACACTTTTCATTAAACCGTTAGTTCAGCCTGTACTCAGggatagacgtaacatagtaaacttaAATTggggacactccaattagtatgatatgtttcgTATGGCATGTATTAAATTGTCGATGTCCATCTTCCATTTCATATGATGTGCAATACGTACATtgtgttacaaatttgcaaaatgtatgatatgttacaaattccaattggttGTGGATAACtttggctaggtggctaacattagctaggtggctaacattagctaggctaggggttatagtttggggttaaggttaggggctatgggttaggttagattaaaggttagggttaggttagattaaaggttaaggttagggttaggttagattaaaggttaaggttagggttaggttagattaaaggttaaggttagggttaggttagattaaaggttaaggttaggttagattaaaggttaaggttagggttaggttagattaaaggttaaggttagggttaggttagattaaaggttaaggttagggttaggttagattaaaggttaaggttaggggctatgggttagggttagattagattaaaggttaaggttaggggctatgggttagggttagattagattaaaggttaaggttagggttagattaaaggttaaggttagggttaggttagattaaagattaaggttaggttagattaaaggttaaggttagggttaggttagattaaaggttaaggttagggttaggttagattaaaggttaaggttagggttagattagattaaaggttaaggttaggggctatgggttaaggttagggttagaggaagggttagctaacatgcaaaATAGTTGCAAAGtaactaaaaagtagtaagtagtagaaaagttgtccgtgatgagatttgaaaACACAGCCTTTGGGTTATACCAGCCTACTTTagttttgccttaagtaaccttatTGTCTTCTGTAACCATACCAGACGTCAAATATTATACTCATTTGAGTGTCCAGGATTTACGTTGACTTTATTACGTCTAGTCCAGGGGTAGGCAACCCACACCTGACCAATTAAACTAATTGATTTGTTCAGTGactgcctaaattcaacacactgGTGCCAGTCCAGAACCAGGGATGCCTACCCCTGGTCTAGTCTATGAGAACAGGCGGGTTAGTTTCAGACTGTTTGATAACATGAATTAGGTTTTCAAAGATGAGACTGAACCAAGGTTTCAGATATCCGTGTCATAATATCTGGTTATATGGATAGTCATTGTTTGCCTGGAGGCGCACTTGGTGCTGGTGTGAGGGAAGGGAGGGGTGAGCAAACAGCTCGAGGTTAACAATTCACCAACATGTctaatcaggtgtgtgtgtgtgtacgtttttTTTATTGTTTGAAATGAAATATGACTTCAGTTGAGCAATTAAACGGTCACAATAAAAACAACTTAATTCTGTCCCAATATGACACTGGGAATAGGTAGAACCTGCTCCTCAGATTAAACtgttacattaaaaaatatatatatatattcattactAAACTTCATTTTAAAGCCCACGTTTTATCATaattatgtataaaaaaaatctgtcagCTGTATTTTGAGGAGGGAGCACACTGACTGGACCAGGCAAAGAGTAACCCCCCCTATTCTCCCTAGTAAATGGTTCCTTCCGAGGTGCCCGGATCCATCAGTAGAGGAAAGTGTAGAGCGGAAGAGGAAGCGGagactttttctttttctttttccctGTTTTCAAAGGAACTCAGTGAGCTAAGTAAACCCGTTGTGTCTTACGGGGAGCAACCACCTTAAGCAGTGGTGTTGTTTcacctggagaagtgggtatactctaattTTGCCCCAAATTTCCCAAACGGCCTGCCCAGCGAAggatgctgtggagatgtttttctcagcggcagggactgggagactagtcaggatcgaggggaaagatgaacggagcaaagtacagagatgatgatgaaaacctgctccagagtgctcaggaactcagactggggcgaaggttcaccttccaacaggacaacgaccctaagtgtaacagtataactttagaccgtcccctcgccccgaccccgggcgcgaaccagggaccttctgcaccacatcaacaacagtcacccacgaagcgtcgttacccatcgctccacaaaagccgcggcccttgcagagcaagggggaccactacttcaagtctcagagcaagtgacgtcaccgactgaactaacatctctggagagacctgaaaatagctgtgcagcgacgcttcccattcaacctgacagagtttgagaggatctgcagagaagaatgagagaaactccccaaattcaggtgtgccaagcttgtagcgtcatacccaacaagactcgaggctgtaatcactgccaaaggtgcttcaacgaagtactgagtaaagggtctgaatacttatgtaaatgttatatttcatttttgtaaatttttaatacatttgcagaaatgtctaaaaacctctttctgctttgtcattatggggcattgtgatgtcattatggggcattgtttGAAGATTGATGAGTGGGAAAAaaagatttaatacattttagaataaggctgtaacgtaacaaaatgcggaaaaagtcaaggggttctgaatactttccgaatgtaccgtatgtttgtaaattcaattgaccaccaagaagccatttcaagCTATAAATCAAGTTTGAATTGCTATCTTGTCTAACTAATTTAGCTGGCAAGCCTGTTGGCAAGGTtattagactttagaaaagcagccaacaactacatgtactgaataagactcacattcctttaaatcttttacccagatttttaGCAGAGATGCATATTTTACTTACTTTTTTAAAAAAGCCCTCAGGGTTTTAGGTTGACACCCCTGATCATGACCCACACAAAACAACGGGACCTCACGCAATGCTTTGATTTGTGAGTTATCCGATTTGGCTCCTGTCCTGTTATAGAATCAACAGATTCAATTGTGTGATCAACTGACAtttatagaacacacacacacacatacgtctcTACAATTACTGGCTGGAggtgtgtctgtactgtctggaggggtgtctgtactgtctggaggtgtgtctggtgtgtctggaggggtgtctgtactgtctggaggtgtgtctgtactgtctggaggggtgtctgtactgtctgtaggtgTGTCTGGAGGGGTGTCTGTACTGTCTGGAggtgtgtctgtactgtctggaggtgtgtctgtactgtctggAGGAGTGTCTGTACTGTCTGGAGGGGTGTCTGTACTGTCTGGAGGGGTGTCTGTACTGTCTGGAGGGGTGTCTGTACTGTCTGGAGGAGTGTCTGTACTGTCTGGAGGGGTGTCTGTACTGTCTGGAGGGGGAGGGGTGTCTGTACTGTCTGGAGGGGGAGGGGTGTCTGTACTGTCTGGAGGAGTGTCTGTACTGTCTGGAGGTGTGTCTGTACTGCCtgcggaggtgtgtgtgtgtttgaggagtTTACAGCGGGAACCTGTGTCTCTGGACTGGCCGGTCAGACTGGTCCGACGGTAACTATAGTGTGTGTGAGGCACAAGACAATGCCTTtaatcacacacacaacccccccggTCCTCTCTGTCACCCTTTACACACTCACTTAGACTGGCACAAGCTCATATTAACTGTTAACAACATCACCACACTAGAATCCCTAGATTATATCCTTTATCAAGCTAAACCATTTCCCTCTGTCCttcttgtgcgtgtgtgtgtgtgttagcatatTGTAGGTTATATTCTATATGTAATGTATCTTTTCTCCTCTCTTGTTCCAGTGTCTGCATTCCCCTTATTGGAGGAGACTGAAGCCAGCCCAGCAGAgaccgctctctgtctctccacgaCGACACGCTACGAATACACCAAACGCACAGAATCACTCCTGCGTGACGTGCACAGCGTGATGACCCCTAGAGCGGAGCTGCCCTCGTGCACGGTGCTGGGTAGACCCCAAAGCccgggtcaggggttagaggtcaagaGGAGGGCACAGAGCAGTCCCTACGTCCGCTCCAAAATCAAGGTGAGTGACTGAGGCATCATGGAGAATGTAGTCTTTTTTGTTGACATTGTGTTTGTTGTTCTGGGAATATAAAGCCCCCAATCATCTCTTAACTCTTTTTTTtctcctgtctgtttctctgtctcttctataggtGACCACAGGTGAGCTACCCAGTGAGATTCCAAAACCTCCCCAGCCTTCCGTCCCCGAAATCACCACCACACCTGTTGCCTTGACGACGTCCGCTACTGTCCCGGTCTCCACAGTAACGAGGTCAGGGACAGGTGCTCAGGCGACGTTCGTGTGCCAGGTATGTCAAATAAcctcctctctcaccatcccccctctctccactctccatgTCTAATCCCATCCTCTcgcctctccctccatgtctaatcccccctctctccctccatgtctaaTCCCCCCCGCTCGCCTCTCCCTCCACGTCTAATCCCCCCTCTCGCCTCTCGCTCCATGTctaatcccccctctctccaatccctccatgtctaatcccccctctctccaatccctccatgtctaatcccccctctctccaatcCCTCCATGTCTAATCCCCCCTCTCGCTTCTCGCTCCATGTctaatcccccctctctcctctccctccatgtctaatcccccctctctcctctccctccatgtctaatcccccctctctcctctccctccatgtctaatcccccctctctccactccctccatgtctaatcccccctctctcctctccctccatgtctaatcccccctctctccactctctctgtctaatccccccctctctccactctctctgtctaatccccccctctctccactctctccatgtctaatcccccctctctccactctctccatgtctaatcccccctctctccactctctccatgtctaatcccccctctctccactctctctgtctaatccccccctctctccactctctccatgtctaatcccccctctctcctccccctccatgtctaatcccccctctctccactctctctgtctaatccccccctctctccactctctccatgtctaatcccccccctctctccatgtctaaTCCCATCCTCTCGCCTCTCACTCCATGtctaattctctcctctccctccatgtctaatcgccccctctctcctctccctccatgtctaaTCCCCCCTCTCGCCCCTCGCTCCATGTCTAATCCCCCCTCTCGCCTCTCGCTCCATGTctaatcccccctctctcctctccctccatgtctaatcccccctctctcctctccctccatgtctaatcccccctctctcctctccctccatgtcta
The DNA window shown above is from Salvelinus alpinus chromosome 31, SLU_Salpinus.1, whole genome shotgun sequence and carries:
- the ovol1a gene encoding putative transcription factor Ovo-like 1a, which translates into the protein MPRAFLVKKARYSPGKRNWSELPDHERGYVYIPVSAFPLLEETEASPAETALCLSTTTRYEYTKRTESLLRDVHSVMTPRAELPSCTVLGRPQSPGQGLEVKRRAQSSPYVRSKIKVTTGELPSEIPKPPQPSVPEITTTPVALTTSATVPVSTVTRSGTGAQATFVCQMCQKVFQHQRMLNRHLKCHSDTKRHLCNHCGKGFNDTFDLKRHVRTHTGVRPYKCSLCDKAFTQRCSLESHMKKIHGVTLQYAYKERRNKLYVCEECGHTAPSQDALLEHYHALHPNSAFLRAKGGRGAGGEGGEESMPGSPLSNSQYSDDATGSGGQ